GACGATATCGGGCGGCGAAATCTTTTCTATATCGACGGCAACACGAAGCCTGGCATGTCAGGCGCGCCAGTTATCTACATTACAAAGTCAGGCGTTCGGCTTGTCACGGATGAGGGCCACCCCGTCGATTGGACGCCTGGTGTACCAATACTGCTAGGAGTATATGCTGGGCGAGATGGCGTCACTCCGGACGAGCATGAACTATCTCTCGGCCGCGTCTGGAAAACCGCTAGCATCCGCAGCCTAATGCTGGAGGCGATCGGCCGACAACAGGCAGAGGCCAAAGGCTAATCATTCTACGGTCAATTTATTGGCAGAAATGGACAGCGCCCCGTATGGGCTCAGCAGGTTCATGGTCTTCTGATCAGTGAACTGGATTATGTCTAGCCGTCCCGCATGGTGTCCGCGCATACTCAGTAGCGATGGCCGTCAGGTCGCTAATGGTAATCAATCTTACCAACCAATCGCCAGATCACAGCACCATCATCTCCGGCGACCACTCCTCACTCTCATAGATGCTCGCCCCGCCCTCCGAAGAGGCACGCGCAACCGCCATGGCGCAGGCCACGGCGCCGTCGATGCGGTCCCGGCTCTTGCCTTTGTGGAACATGCGGTTGCCGGCGCTGTCGGTGTGGACGGCCACGTTGTCGAAGCACCAGCGCAGGACCGGGTGCCCACCATGTGAGACCTGACGGCCGACAATGGCCCGCTCCAACTCTTTCACGGCCGGCGCCATCGTCACCCAGCCTTGCCGCATCTCGACGGCCGGCAGGCCATCCTCGAGCAGGCTGTTCAGCATGTTGCGCGCGAGGTGCGGGTCGAAAGCGATCTCCTGCACCGCGAAACGGTCACAGAGGTCGCGGATCTTGTCCTCAACGGCGCGAAAGTCCACGACGTTGCCGGGCGTCGGGATGATGAAGCCCTGCTCCGCCCATGTGGGATAGGGCACGCCGTCCCGATCCGCCCGCAGGCGCAGATTGTCCTCGGGGCAGAAGAACCACGGATGCACGGCATAGCCGCCGGCATCATCGCGCCAGGCCGCCACGACACAGGTCAGGTCGTGATTGCTCGACAGATCGACACCCAGCCAGCACGGGGCATCGGCCAGCGCGTCGAGATCGACCAGTGCCGCACCCTCGTCATAGATCTCCATATCCACGAAGGGATCGGCGGAGTGATCGAGCCAGATATTGAGGTTGAGCTGGCGAAATGCCTCCCGGTCGCCGATGCGCCGCTGCCCCTCGCGCGCGAGCTGCCGCAAGCCCTCGATATCGGGATAGCCATGCACAAGGCCAGGGTTCACCCGATGCCAGACGGCTTCATCCGTCCAGTCGCAATCACGATCCGCCTCAAACAGGATCGGCAGGATGGACGGGTCATCCACCTCGCCGCGCGCCACACGGCGTGCATCTTCGATGATATCCCAGGCGATGTTTTCCTGCCCTCGCCCTGCTGTGGTCGCGATGACGAGCAGGGAACCCTTCTGCTTCACGAGGCCGGAGCGCAGCACGTCCCACAGGTCACGCTTCGGCCAGGCGTGCAGCTCATCGGCGAGCACAAAGGCCGGCGTGCGACCGTGCTGCGTCCCGGCATCGGCGGAGATCGCCTCATAGAAGGATCCGTCGCGGGGAAAGATGAGCTTGTTTCGATAGTCGACGACGCGGGTGTTTGCCGCGGCCTGCGGCACGGTGCGGACGATGCCCAGCGCCTCCGCATAGCCGAGCCGCGCTTGCTTGCGATCCGCCGCCGCCGAGATCACCTCGCCGCCCGACACCCGTTCGGGCCCAATGGTGTGAAGCAGGGCAAGGGCCGCAGCGAGCGAGGTTTTGCGGTTGCCGCGCGGCAGCAGCAGCACCACGGTCTTGACGATGCGGGTGCCATCTTCATGGCGCGGGCCATAAATGCGTCGCACGATGCGTTCCTGCCAGGGATCGAGCAGGAAGGGCCGGCCGGGCAAGGTGCTCTTGGGATGCTTGAGCATCCCCAGCCAACGTACCGCCCTCTCGCCGCATCCCCTCGGATCGGGGATCTCGCTGCCGTCGAAGATCCATTCGGGATAGGTCGAGCGCGCCATGGTCAGAAGTCCATGTCGAACAGGTTGGTTTGACCGCGGTCCCCGCTGCCGTCGCCACGTGATCCTGGCCGGGAACGGCTGACAGGCGTTAGCCCCAATTCCCCCGCGAGCAGCCGGGCCTGCGTCATCGCATCGGAGCGGATCGCCACGGCCGGATGCTTCTTCGGCCCGCCCTTGCTGGCATAGGTCATACCCTCGGTAGCGATGATCCGGCTGGCCTCGGCCGCCTGACCGACTGCAACGCAGTAGTTCACCAGGCTGGCGATATCGGCGACGGTGAGGGTGCGGCGCTCATTGATCAGCACCGGCGCCACGCGGTCCCACTCCGCGCGCGCATCCTCGCCCAGCCAATCCGGCGGATCGAGATCGCCGCGCACCGGCGAGGATCCGGGAACGATACTGTGAGGCTTGGCGCCGCGCATGGGGATCAGAACTCCCATTTCCGGTACGGCCCAATGAGGTCATGAACACCAAACGGGATGACGCTCATCGCGTCCTCGCCCGCCGCGTTTCGCACTTCATAGAAGTGCACGACGAGCTTTTTCATCGCCTCGCTGATGTCAGAGGGCACCGCCTCGAAGTCATCCAGCGGCCCGACCCAC
Above is a window of Ancylobacter sp. WKF20 DNA encoding:
- a CDS encoding phage terminase small subunit P27 family, producing the protein MRGAKPHSIVPGSSPVRGDLDPPDWLGEDARAEWDRVAPVLINERRTLTVADIASLVNYCVAVGQAAEASRIIATEGMTYASKGGPKKHPAVAIRSDAMTQARLLAGELGLTPVSRSRPGSRGDGSGDRGQTNLFDMDF
- a CDS encoding terminase TerL endonuclease subunit, yielding MARSTYPEWIFDGSEIPDPRGCGERAVRWLGMLKHPKSTLPGRPFLLDPWQERIVRRIYGPRHEDGTRIVKTVVLLLPRGNRKTSLAAALALLHTIGPERVSGGEVISAAADRKQARLGYAEALGIVRTVPQAAANTRVVDYRNKLIFPRDGSFYEAISADAGTQHGRTPAFVLADELHAWPKRDLWDVLRSGLVKQKGSLLVIATTAGRGQENIAWDIIEDARRVARGEVDDPSILPILFEADRDCDWTDEAVWHRVNPGLVHGYPDIEGLRQLAREGQRRIGDREAFRQLNLNIWLDHSADPFVDMEIYDEGAALVDLDALADAPCWLGVDLSSNHDLTCVVAAWRDDAGGYAVHPWFFCPEDNLRLRADRDGVPYPTWAEQGFIIPTPGNVVDFRAVEDKIRDLCDRFAVQEIAFDPHLARNMLNSLLEDGLPAVEMRQGWVTMAPAVKELERAIVGRQVSHGGHPVLRWCFDNVAVHTDSAGNRMFHKGKSRDRIDGAVACAMAVARASSEGGASIYESEEWSPEMMVL
- a CDS encoding head-tail connector protein encodes the protein MTEATDIVPLADMKQHMRVDYDDDDGAITDMLDAARRHIEAWVGPLDDFEAVPSDISEAMKKLVVHFYEVRNAAGEDAMSVIPFGVHDLIGPYRKWEF